Proteins encoded within one genomic window of Brassica rapa cultivar Chiifu-401-42 chromosome A09, CAAS_Brap_v3.01, whole genome shotgun sequence:
- the LOC103840675 gene encoding homeobox-leucine zipper protein ATHB-54 isoform X1 → MENSNIDSEVFSWFQNQNQNHCLKFHSSCFPPTSQSALYGSSSMSNTETNTVDEDDVCESYKMRETTKKRKLTPIQLCLLEESFEEDKRLEPDRKLWLAEKLGLQPTQVAVWFQNRRARFKTRQLELDCDSLKASYAKLKTDRDILFRQNQALENKVALLKEKLQFQEKLETQSMEAEKLGEEGSSVKSDNTQYTEEEEGLGSNQYSFPELAALGFYYDPTMSASNLGL, encoded by the exons ATGGAAAACTCAAACATTGATTCAGAAGTTTTCTcttggtttcagaaccagaaccaaAACCATTGCCTTAAGTTTCATTCTTCTTGCTTTCCTCCGACCTCTCAATCTGCTCTTTATG GATCTAGCTCAATGAGCAACACGGAGACCAACACTGTGGACGAAGACGACGTCTGTGAGAGCTACAAGATGCGTGAGACAACCAAGAAACGGAAGCTGACACCAATCCAATTGTGTTTACTAGAGGAGAGTTTCGAAGAAGACAAACGACTCGAACCAGACAGGAAGCTCTGGCTGGCCGAGAAGCTGGGTTTGCAGCCGACCCAAGTCGCTGTATGGTTCCAGAACAGAAGGGCTAGGTTCAAGACAAGACAGCTAGAGCTCGACTGCGACTCTCTTAAGGCTAGCTATGCTAAGCTCAAGACTGATAGGGACATTCTCTTTCGACAAAACCAAGCCCTCGAGAACAAG GTTGCTCTTCTCAAAGAGAAGCTGCAATTCCAAGAGAAACTCGAAACTCAGTCTATGGAAGCCGAGAAGCTTGGGGAAGAAGGTAGCTCGGTGAAAAGCGATAATACGCAGtacactgaagaagaagaaggcttgGGAAGTAATCAATACAGCTTCCCGGAGCTTGCAGCTCTCGGATTCTACTATGACCCAACAATGAGTGCTTCAAATCTAGGGTTGTGA
- the LOC103840676 gene encoding uncharacterized protein LOC103840676 produces the protein MAPTATATATATASSDASEGPVMGLINKRLRALRKKLNRITQMEESISQGKTLNKEQQEVLRSKPSVLILIEELDKLRAPLSAAVSEEITLATTHHHDQAHVADAPEEEEAKTLEDLVNLLYFGSLFDVKSQNELASIMLTRTHERGCCLVYDTVTDESTDLLCDKDLDLISELWTMMVSRPADSFLSHKNALERCVEHAKLWLANSDQPIASNCNVSYAGLREKLKKIMGSNYFTITPEMVAPVEAAAAAAGNYGSYQVPADTEQKEEDASNFKEQESAVNDQSEQPKDESVTEGEVVQGQQEQGYTQVEGGRSKRDYQQQYVPRGTHQNQRGHRGARRGHSNAPRGGRGGGGGGYSNGRYESYDNSGGNGYQRSHYNNRGRGRGGGGGNGHSYNNNQDSNVTVAS, from the exons CACTCAAATGGAAGAATCGATCTCTCAGGGGAAAACCCTAAACAAGGAGCAACAAGAAGTCCTCCGCTCCAAACCCTCCGTCCTCATCCTCATCGAAGAGCTCGACAAGCTCCGCGCTCCTCTCTCCGCCGCCGTCTCCGAAGAAATCACCCTCGCCACTACTCACCACCACGATCAAGCTCACGTAGCTGACGCTCCCGAGGAGGAAGAAGCGAAGACGTTGGAGGATTTGGTGAATCTCTTGTACTTTGGCTCGCTCTTCGACGTGAAGTCGCAGAACGAGTTGGCTTCGATTATGCTGACGAGGACGCACGAGAGAGGTTGCTGTTTGGTTTACGATACGGTTACGGATGAGTCCACGGATCTGTTATGTGATAAGGATCTGGATTTGATTTCGGAGCTGTGGACTATGATGGTATCTAGGCCTGCGGATTCGTTCTTGTCTCACAAGAACGCTTTGGAGCGTTGCGTCGAGCACGCTAAGCTTTGGTTGGCTAACTCGGACCAGCCGATTGCTTCCAACTGCAATGTTTCAT ATGCTGGATTGAGAGAGAAGTTGAAGAAGATTATGGGTTCTAATTACTTCACTATTACTCCTGAGATGGTTGCTCCTGTTGAAGCAGCGGCTGCAGCTGCTGGTAACTACGGTTCTTACCAAGTCCCTGCTGACACTGAGCAAAAG GAAGAAGACGCATCAAACTTCAAAGAACAAGAATCTGCTGTAAACGATCAATCTGAGCAACCAAAG GATGAGTCAGTGACGGAAGGAGAGGTGGTCCAAGGACAGCAGGAACAAGGCTATACTCAGGTGGAAGGAGGGAGGTCAAAGAGAGATTATCAGCAACAGTATGTGCCACGTGGAACCCACCAGAACCAGAGAGGTCATAGAGGTGCTAGAAGAGGTCATTCCAATGCCCCCCGGGGAGGtcgaggtggtggtggtggaggataCTCGAATGGGAGGTATGAATCTTATGACAATTCGGGTGGAAACGGTTACCAAAGGAGCCACTACAACAACAGAGGAAGGGgacgtggtggtggtggaggaaaTGGCCATTCATACAACAACAACCAAGACTCAAACGTAACTGTTGCGTCTTAG
- the LOC103840678 gene encoding protein PTST homolog 2, chloroplastic, with product MVSLNSGPVSSFAYMNSLIDSDTLLPLSSFSAFNPICSGKLSLLADGKSCGPVQWFLEVKLRKKGCCFRRSGVLRMCNNQDLGWDSDKDLETEILEFMKNSEKPGMFPSKKDLIRSERFDLVERIVNQGGWLSMGWDLDEQQEEEVRVKEKNVVLGDLPIEKQLHNLSSNASSSREEVDGKNESGIEGILTRLEKERNLSLGINLSGKGESNGAMYDDITLNGSLPRSSIIVTASEFQEVDGSRSSGEYGQSRYQEAKPVSGNNSSTSETWRTWSMRRAGFTDEDFEAAEISSSSLVGLKKDDTNKDSNGKDKTASYSEDINTTHIKSRLQNLQSELSSVLQSLRSPPDEVVTSKDSEIKSGNLENLNDDWEFKENEIIYAQNKLRSTRAKLAVLEGKMSMAIIDAQRIVREKQRKIDHARRALRLLRTASIVWPNSASEVLLTGSFDGWSTQRKMKKAQNGVFSLSLKLYPGKYQIKFVVDGQWKVDPLRPIVTCDGYENNLLIIS from the exons ATGGTCTCTCTCAACTCAGGCCCCGTTTCTTCTTTTGCTTATATGAATTCGCTGATTGATTCCGATACCCTTTTGCCTCTATCTTCTTTCTCTGCCTTCAATCCCATTTGTTCGGGGAAATTGAGTCTCTTAGCTGATGGGAAAAGTTGTGGGCCTGTTCAATGGTTTCTTGAGGTCAAGCTGAGGAAGAAAGGTTGTTGCTTTAGGCGCAGTGGGGTTCTGAGGATGTGCAATAACCAAGATTTGGGATGGGATAGCGATAAGGATCTGGAAACTGAGATTTTGGAGTTCATGAAGAATTCTGAGAAACCTGGCATGTTTCCGAGCAAGAAGGATTTAATCAGGTCCGAAAGATTTGATCTTGTGGAGAGAATCGTAAACCAAGGTGGGTGGCTTTCAATGGGATGGGACTTGGATGAACAACAAGAAGAGGAGGTCCGAGTAAAAGAGAAGAACGTCGTGCTAGGGGACTTGCCTATTGAGAAACAGCTTCATAATCTTTCCTCGAATGCTTCATCTTCAAGAGA AGAAGTAGATGGTAAGAATGAGAGTGGAATTGAAGGCATTTTGACCAGATTGGAGAAAGAAAGGAATTTGAGTCTAGGGATAAACTTGAGTGGGAAAGGAGAAAGCAATGGTGCCATGTATGATGATATCACCCTAAATGGTTCCCTTCCTCGTTCTTCAATTATTGTG aCAGCTAGTGAGTTTCAAGAAGTCGACGGTAGTAGAAGTTCAGGGGAATATGGACAAAGTAGGTATCAAGAAGCCAAGCCAGTTTCAGGAAACAATTCGTCTACATCAGAAACGTGGAGAACATGGAGTATGAGGAGAGCTGGCTTTACTGATGAAGATTTTGAAG CTGCTGAAATATCTTCAAGTAGCTTGGTTGGTCTAAAGAAGGATGATACGAATAAGGATTCAAACGGAaaagacaaaactgcatcttacTCTGAAGATATAAATACAACTCATATCAAAAGCCGTCTTCAGAATCTCCAGTCAGAACTTTCTTCTGTTCTTCAATCCCTTAGGTCTCCTCCTGATGAAGTTGTAACAAGCAAG GATAGTGAGATAAAATCTGGAAACTTGGAGAACCTCAATGATGATTGGGAGTTCAAAGAGAATGAAATCATATATGCCCAGAACAAGCTACGGTCTACGAGGGCAAAGCTAGCTGTTCTCGAAGGAAAGATGTCTATGGCTATAAT AGACGCACAGAGGATTGTAAGggagaaacagagaaaaataGATCATGCAAGGAGAGCTTTACGGTTACTCCGGACTGCATCCATAGTATGGCCTAACTCAGCCTCGGAAGTTTTACTAACGGGTTCATTTGACGGTTGGTCAACTCAG AGGAAAATGAAGAAAGCACAGAACGGAGTCTTCTCTTTGTCGCTGAAGCTATATCCTGGAAAATACCAG ATAAAGTTTGTAGTTGATGGCCAGTGGAAAGTGGACCCGCTTCGACCCATTGTTACTTGTGATGGATATGAAAACAATCTGCTCATCATCTCGTGA
- the LOC103840675 gene encoding homeobox-leucine zipper protein ATHB-54 isoform X2: MSNTETNTVDEDDVCESYKMRETTKKRKLTPIQLCLLEESFEEDKRLEPDRKLWLAEKLGLQPTQVAVWFQNRRARFKTRQLELDCDSLKASYAKLKTDRDILFRQNQALENKVALLKEKLQFQEKLETQSMEAEKLGEEGSSVKSDNTQYTEEEEGLGSNQYSFPELAALGFYYDPTMSASNLGL; the protein is encoded by the exons ATGAGCAACACGGAGACCAACACTGTGGACGAAGACGACGTCTGTGAGAGCTACAAGATGCGTGAGACAACCAAGAAACGGAAGCTGACACCAATCCAATTGTGTTTACTAGAGGAGAGTTTCGAAGAAGACAAACGACTCGAACCAGACAGGAAGCTCTGGCTGGCCGAGAAGCTGGGTTTGCAGCCGACCCAAGTCGCTGTATGGTTCCAGAACAGAAGGGCTAGGTTCAAGACAAGACAGCTAGAGCTCGACTGCGACTCTCTTAAGGCTAGCTATGCTAAGCTCAAGACTGATAGGGACATTCTCTTTCGACAAAACCAAGCCCTCGAGAACAAG GTTGCTCTTCTCAAAGAGAAGCTGCAATTCCAAGAGAAACTCGAAACTCAGTCTATGGAAGCCGAGAAGCTTGGGGAAGAAGGTAGCTCGGTGAAAAGCGATAATACGCAGtacactgaagaagaagaaggcttgGGAAGTAATCAATACAGCTTCCCGGAGCTTGCAGCTCTCGGATTCTACTATGACCCAACAATGAGTGCTTCAAATCTAGGGTTGTGA
- the LOC103840679 gene encoding LOW QUALITY PROTEIN: ultraviolet-B receptor UVR8 (The sequence of the model RefSeq protein was modified relative to this genomic sequence to represent the inferred CDS: inserted 2 bases in 1 codon) produces the protein MAEHGGITPAPADEEEQVWSWGAGTDGQLGTAKLKDEHIPQLLSLTSLASISMLACGGAHVIALTSGGKVLTWGRGNSGQLGHGDMLDSSLPKPVSFFDDYVVTQASAGWSHSGFVSDSGCLFTCGXGSFGQLGHGDNMSLCSPAKVSYFADKSVKMVACGMRHSLVLFAGNQVCGFGSGKRGQLGFSSDKTKSLVNLPCLVSGLEDVEIVRIAANGDHSAAISANGQMFSWGRGFCGSPDVQTPHCFHSSLSFRDVALGWNHALLLTADGEVSKLGNTLNKQFKKQQVQVDSSEPLLEKVAGFDGVKVVQIAAGAEHSAAITESGEVQTWGWGEHGQLGLGNTNDHNNPQLVSLGSIDQRTQETKVYCGSGFTYVVRRIQKLSSS, from the exons ATGGCCGAACACGGTGGGATAACTCCGGCTCCGGCCGATGAAGAAGAACAAGTGTGGAGCTGGGGCGCAGGAACGGACGGCCAACTAGGGACTGCTAAGCTGAAAGACGAGCATATCCCGCAGCTTCTCTCGCTGACGTCACTTGCTTCCATATCCATGCTCGCATGTGGCGGCGCTCACGTCATTGCCTTGACTTCTG GTGGTAAGGTGTTGACATGGGGAAGGGGAAACTCTGGTCAATTAGGACATGGGGACATGCTCGACTCTTCTTTGCCAAAACCAGTATCTTTCTTCGACGACTATGTTGTAACTCAAGCCTCAGCTGGATGGAGCCACTCTGGTTTTGTTTCAG ATTCCGGTTGCCTTTTTACATGTGG TGGCTCATTTGGTCAGCTTGGTCATGGTGATAATATGTCACTTTGCTCTCCAGCTAAAGTCTCTTACTTTGCCGACAAGAGTGTGAAGATGGTAGCTTGTGGTATGCGCCACTCACTTGTCTTGTTCGCTG GAAATCAAGTATGCGGATTCGGATCTGGGAAACGCGGACAGCTTGGTTTCTCATCGGACAAAACTAAGTCACTAGTAAATCTTCCATGTCTTGTCTCTGGACTAGAAGATGTTGAGATTGTTCGTATAGCAGCTAATGGAGACCATAGTGCAGCTATCTCCG CTAATGGACAGATGTTCAGTTGGGGAAGAGGATTCTGCGGCAGCCCTGATGTTCAAACCCCTCACTGTTTTCATTCATCTCTTTCTTTCAGAGATGTTGCTTTAGGATGGAATCATGCTCTGTTACTAACCG CTGATGGCGAAGTTTCCAAGCTTGGTAACACCCTTAATAAACAATTCAAGAAGCAACAAGTGCAAGTAGATTCCTCTGAACCTCTCTTGGAAAAAGTTGCAGGGTTTGATGGAGTTAAAGTCGTGCAAATTGCAGCAGGAGCAGAGCATTCTGCTGCTATAACAG AGAGTGGAGAAGTTCAGACATGGGGATGGGGTGAACATGGTCAGCTAGGTCTTGGAAACACCAATGATCACAACAATCCTCAACTGGTGAGTCTAGGAAGTATAGACCAGCGGACACAAGAGACCAAAGTATATTGCGGAAGTGGATTTACATATGTCGTACGGCGAATACAAAAGCTTTCTTCATCATAG